One part of the Anguilla anguilla isolate fAngAng1 chromosome 11, fAngAng1.pri, whole genome shotgun sequence genome encodes these proteins:
- the znf512b gene encoding zinc finger protein 512B → METSSGSRLGKLPSGMTKSRPAKQSHPQETFRMVETEDSKRGSPCNEKSEGKKKGRPRVEVQELRSIPAAMMIQWKEEFKSRSRVKCPSSGCWLEFPSIYGLKYHYQRCQGATIAEKLSHRCQYCEAVFASKVRLQKHKLWNHPDRLSQEPKAEPKLQKAPVKGSAKKRPAESMAQAPQVCKVKRTQDVAQPSQNGECASQKADRKQHAAHQSTSSEASPRTPGGSESEGSSLPPTFPEEDPERTRHRRKQKTPKKFTGEQPSISGTFGLKGMNKVEEKLKSGRAKKVDGSIFSEEPMRKLQTPAVKKDLTSLCSGSPEVQWQHTITERGEVVCPNCSLVTRKTVLGLKKHMEICQKLQDALKCQQCQKQFRSKAGLNYHTMAEHNNKPSGSEGQAGDGQEERERLRRVLKQMGKLKCPNEGCSAHFSSLMGYQYHQKRCGKELSEADKPVYKCQHCGKTYKSKAGLDYHLRTEHAADTVTLNTTKKEEAHQVSKKAQALLEKLEAEEQQKEKERVKEEVGVEGEVFMEDFERTPSGRVRRRSAQVAVFHLQEIAEDELARDWGNKRRMKDDLVPDTKRLNYTRPGLPTFNPKTLENWKNEVKEKGFICCPNCSCEAVYSSVSGLKAHLANCNKGGGAVGKYRCLLCQKEFSSESGVKYHISKTHSQNWFRATSHVAPKSKRKEPQNGLQTDPKSSVAGKKRGRKPKERPPEDRQRDKEGPVWSETQSTAHALAPTPPTLNRDTTPPTKKRGKPKKIPANE, encoded by the exons ATGGAGACATCCAGTGGGTCTCGGCTGGGGAAGCTGCCCTCAGGTATGACCAAGAGTCGGCCCGCAAAGCAGTCGCACCCACAGGAAACATTCAGGATGGTGGAGACCGAGGACAGCAAACGTG GTTCTCCTTGTAATGAGAAGTCTGAGGGAAAGAAGAAAGGAAGGCCTCGAGTGGAAGTGCAGGAGCTTCGGAGCATCCCC GCAGCCATGATGATTCAGTGGAAGGAGGAATTCAAGAGCCGCTCCAGAGTGAAGTGTCCCAGTTCGGGCTGCTGGTTGGAGTTTCCCAGCATCTACGGGCTCAAGTACCACTACCAGCGCTGCCAGGGG GCGACCATAGCGGAGAAACTGAGCCACAGGTGCCAGTACTGTGAAGCTGTCTTTGCCTCCAAAGTGCGCCTGCAGAAGCACAAGCTCTGGAATCACCCAGACAGGCTCTCTCAGGAGCCCAAAGCTGAGCCCAAACTGCAGAAGGCGCCAGTCAAGGGCAGCGCCAAGAAAAG GCCCGCGGAGAGCATGGCCCAGGCGCCGCAGGTGTGCAAAGTGAAGAGGACGCAGGACGTGGCCCAGCCCTCCCAGAACGGAGAGTGCGCCTCGCAGAAGGccgacaggaagcagcacgcGGCGCATCAGAGCACCTCCTCCGAGGCCTCGCCCAGGACGCCGGGGGGCAGCGAGAGCGAGGGCAgcagcctcccccccaccttccccgaGGAGGACCCTGAGAGAACAAGGCACA GGAGGAAACAGAAAACGCCAAAGAAGTTCACCGGGGAGCAGCCCTCCATCTCCGGGACGTTTGGATTGAAAG GAATGAACAAAGTAGAAGAGAAGCTAAAGAGTGGAAGGGCTAAGAAAGTGGACGGAAGCATTTTTAGTGAGGAGCCCATGAGAAAACTCCAGACTCCAGCCGTGAAGAAAGACCTGACCTCTCTGTGCTCTG ggaGCCCCGAGGTGCAGTGGCAGCACACCATCACCGAGAGGGGCGAGGTCGTGTGCCCCAACTGCTCCCTCGTCACCAGGAAGACCGTGCTGGGGCTCAAGAAACACATGGAGATCTGCCAGAAG CTCCAGGATGCTCTGAAATGCCAACAGTGccagaagcaattcaggtccAAGGCGGGGCTGAACTACCACACTATGGCAGAGCACAACAACAAG CCCTCAGGGAGTGAAGGACAGGCAGGGGACGGACAGGAGGAGCGCGAGAGACTGCGGAGAGTGCTCAAACAGATGGGGAAGCTCAAGTGTCCCAATGAG GGCTGCTCTGCACACTTCTCCAGCCTCATGGGCTACCAGTACCACCAGAAGCGCTGTGGCAAGGAGCTGTCCGAAGCCGACAAACCCGTCTACAAGTGCCAGCACTGCGGTAAAACCTACAAGTCCAAAGCCGGCCTCGACTACCACTTGAGAACTGAGCATGCTGCAGACACCGTGACCCTCAATACG acaaaaaaagaagaagcgcATCAGGTGTCGAAGAAAGCCCAAGCTTTGCTAGAGAAGCTGGAGGCAGAGGAACagcagaaggagaaggagcgggtgaaggaggaggtgggggtggaaggggaGGTGTTCATGGAGGACTTTGAGCGGACGCCCAGCGGGAGGGTGAGGCGCCGCTCCGCCCAGGTGGCGGTTTTCCACCTGCAGGAGATCGCTGAGGACGAGCTGGCCAGGGACTGGGGCAACAAGCGCCGCATGAAGGACGACCTCGTCCCCGACACCAAGAGA CTCAACTACACTCGCCCAGGGCTTCCAACATTTAACCCCAAAACGCTGGAAAACTGGAAGAATGAAGTCAAAGAGAAGGGCTTCATCTGTTGCCCCAACTGT aGCTGTGAAGCTGTCTACTCAAGTGTTTCAGGACTTAAAGCTcatttagcaaactgtaacaaG GGTGGGGGCGCTGTGGGGAAGTACAGGTGCTTGCTGTGTCAGAAGGAGTTCAGCTCAGAGAGTGGTGTGAAGTACCACATCAGCAAGACACACTCTCAG AACTGGTTTCGCGCCACCAGCCACGTGGCCCCTAAGAGCAAGAGGAAAGAGCCGCAGAACGGCTTGCAGACGGACCCGAAGAGCAGCGTGGCCGGGAAGAAGAGGGGCCGCAAGCCCAAAGAGAGACCCCCGGAAGACAGGCAGAGGGACAAGGAGGGGCCCGTTTGGTCAGAGACTCAGAGCACTGCGCATGCCTtggcccccacaccccccaccctgaacAGAGACACAACCCCGCCCACCAAGAAAAGGGGCAAGCCCAAGAAGATTCCAGCCAATGAGTAA